Proteins encoded within one genomic window of Halomonas sp. YLGW01:
- a CDS encoding alpha-L-glutamate ligase-like protein, with protein sequence MWTTPGKLSAKGIIGMNRRNIRYIGRYNSRRLYPLVDDKLKTKLLCHEHGITTPGLIGTVTSQFEVKQVTRMVEGHPGFVIKPAKGSGGKGILVIEHVDASAYIKPSGAHLGREDIERHVSNILSGLYSLGGSPDVAVIESLINFDDTLTQYTYEGVPDIRVIVFQGYPVMAMMRLSTAASDGKANLHQGAVGVGLDIASGCALRGVQFDRPRHDHPDTGHELASLKIPGWNTLLELAASCYEVTGLGYLGTDMVLDREHGPMLLELNARPGLAIQMANGEGLRPRLDLIERQAPGIDAAARVAFAQKHFARRGELPPPGEAVPA encoded by the coding sequence ATGTGGACGACTCCCGGCAAGTTAAGCGCCAAGGGCATCATCGGCATGAACCGGCGCAATATTCGCTACATCGGGCGCTATAACAGCCGCCGGCTCTATCCGTTGGTCGATGACAAGCTCAAGACCAAACTGCTTTGCCATGAACACGGCATCACCACCCCGGGGCTGATCGGCACCGTGACCAGTCAGTTCGAGGTCAAGCAGGTGACGCGCATGGTGGAGGGGCACCCAGGCTTCGTGATCAAGCCCGCCAAGGGATCTGGTGGCAAGGGCATCCTGGTCATCGAGCATGTCGATGCCAGTGCCTACATCAAGCCAAGCGGCGCGCATCTGGGCCGCGAGGACATCGAACGTCATGTCTCCAATATCCTCTCGGGCCTCTACTCCCTGGGGGGATCGCCGGACGTGGCGGTCATCGAGTCCCTGATCAACTTCGACGACACCCTGACCCAGTACACCTACGAGGGCGTGCCGGATATTCGTGTGATCGTCTTCCAGGGCTATCCGGTGATGGCCATGATGCGCCTGTCCACCGCCGCTTCTGATGGCAAGGCCAACCTGCACCAAGGGGCGGTGGGCGTCGGGCTGGACATCGCCAGCGGCTGTGCGCTGCGTGGGGTCCAGTTTGACCGCCCCCGCCACGATCACCCGGATACCGGCCACGAGCTCGCCAGCCTGAAGATACCGGGCTGGAACACCCTGCTGGAGCTGGCGGCCAGCTGCTACGAGGTGACGGGACTGGGATATCTCGGTACCGACATGGTGCTGGATCGCGAGCATGGCCCGATGCTGCTCGAATTGAATGCACGCCCGGGACTCGCCATCCAGATGGCCAACGGCGAGGGGTTGCGCCCTCGCCTGGATCTGATCGAGCGTCAGGCCCCCGGTATCGATGCCGCCGCACGAGTTGCCTTCGCGCAGAAGCATTTCGCGCGTCGTGGGGAGCTGCCGCCACCTGGCGAGGCAGTGCCGGCCTGA
- a CDS encoding MerR family DNA-binding protein: MMQHRSSSEPAPHRIGTLARASGISVESIRRYERDGLIPAARRGANGYRYFPPESLDALRLIRHCRHLGFSLERIRELLRLMHQEGAACGDIDRLVSRQRQEIEQRIADLQALSDALGALDGACPGGGSVEECRTLRSLFNQP, from the coding sequence ATGATGCAGCACCGTTCTTCGTCGGAGCCGGCGCCCCACCGCATCGGCACGCTGGCACGTGCCTCCGGTATCAGTGTGGAAAGCATTCGCCGTTACGAGCGCGATGGCTTGATCCCGGCGGCCAGACGCGGTGCCAACGGCTATCGCTACTTTCCGCCAGAGAGCCTGGATGCCCTGCGCCTGATCCGACATTGCCGCCACCTCGGCTTTTCGCTGGAGCGCATTCGCGAGCTGCTGCGGCTGATGCACCAGGAAGGGGCAGCCTGTGGGGATATCGATCGCCTGGTATCGCGTCAGCGTCAGGAGATCGAGCAGCGTATCGCCGATCTTCAGGCGCTGTCCGATGCCCTGGGAGCGCTGGACGGCGCCTGCCCAGGGGGAGGTAGCGTCGAGGAGTGCCGCACCCTGCGCTCGCTCTTCAATCAGCCGTGA
- a CDS encoding site-specific integrase yields the protein MRQSEGESGGEGAGERAGQIGPAEEATQALIGALDSGLATAPANLIDARDDIQAVGAWLNEYRQSPQTFRAYRKEAERLLLWLSAEGEQGRGDRLDSLDRGRLEAFAQFLADPRPASRWIGTVRKRQHPGWRPFRGPLSPASRRQSLVILQGLYGYLVEAGYLTRNPFRLVRDKRRLSNGQARIERYLERPDWDWLWRRLERQCADLYDEGEVGRGRDARARLEAERRRFLFAFAYLLAPRIAEMAAARMGDIRRREGRWWWRVVGKGRKAAEIPVPPTMMEALARWRLVRGLSAQPRPVAEDEALPLLTRLDGQTTVGDNLLYRLITGYFRDAAAEIEQRLAGEPGDDAGQHDWARLARTLKQATPHWLRHTAITHQAQAGVELRFLARSARHSRLDTTSRYLHAEDQEWQQQMTRHALSLAEEEP from the coding sequence ATGCGCCAGTCAGAGGGAGAGTCAGGCGGAGAGGGAGCTGGAGAGAGAGCCGGGCAGATCGGGCCGGCGGAGGAGGCGACCCAGGCGCTGATCGGCGCCCTCGACAGCGGTCTGGCCACGGCGCCGGCCAACCTGATCGATGCTCGGGACGACATTCAGGCGGTAGGCGCCTGGCTCAACGAGTACCGCCAAAGCCCGCAGACCTTTCGCGCCTATCGAAAGGAGGCCGAGCGTCTGTTGCTGTGGCTGTCTGCCGAGGGCGAGCAGGGCAGGGGCGACCGGCTGGACAGTCTGGACCGCGGGCGGCTGGAGGCCTTCGCGCAGTTCCTGGCCGATCCGCGCCCGGCCTCGCGCTGGATCGGCACGGTGCGCAAGCGTCAGCACCCCGGCTGGCGGCCCTTTCGGGGCCCCCTGTCGCCGGCGAGCCGACGCCAGAGCCTGGTCATCCTGCAGGGGCTCTATGGTTATCTGGTCGAGGCGGGTTATTTGACGCGCAATCCGTTTCGGCTGGTGAGGGACAAGCGACGCCTGAGCAACGGCCAGGCACGCATCGAACGCTATCTGGAGCGTCCGGACTGGGACTGGCTATGGCGTCGCCTGGAGCGGCAGTGCGCCGACCTGTATGACGAAGGCGAGGTCGGGAGAGGGAGAGATGCGCGAGCACGGCTCGAGGCCGAGCGGCGTCGTTTCCTGTTCGCCTTCGCCTACCTGCTGGCTCCGCGGATCGCGGAGATGGCGGCGGCGCGGATGGGCGACATCAGGCGCCGCGAGGGGCGCTGGTGGTGGCGGGTGGTCGGCAAGGGTCGCAAGGCCGCCGAGATTCCCGTGCCACCGACGATGATGGAGGCCCTGGCGCGCTGGCGTCTTGTCCGCGGACTGAGTGCACAGCCAAGGCCGGTGGCCGAAGATGAGGCCTTGCCGCTGCTGACGCGCCTGGATGGGCAAACGACGGTCGGTGACAACCTGCTCTATCGCCTGATCACCGGCTACTTTCGAGATGCGGCGGCCGAGATCGAGCAACGCCTGGCGGGAGAGCCTGGCGATGACGCGGGACAGCATGACTGGGCGCGCCTGGCCCGCACGCTCAAGCAAGCGACGCCGCACTGGCTGCGTCATACCGCCATCACCCACCAGGCTCAGGCTGGGGTCGAATTGCGTTTTCTGGCCCGCTCGGCGCGCCATTCGCGCCTCGATACCACCTCGCGCTACCTGCACGCCGAGGACCAGGAGTGGCAGCAACAGATGACGCGGCATGCATTGTCGCTTGCCGAGGAGGAGCCCTAG
- the nfuA gene encoding Fe-S biogenesis protein NfuA, which translates to MSQSIQITDSAQDYLAELLEKQNVEGIAVRIFITQPGTPYAETCLAYSRPGEEEPSDEKLALDKITVFLDKNSLPFLDEAVVDFNADRMGGQLTIKAPNAKMPKVNADSPLEDRVNYVLYSEINPGLAAHGGEIKLMQLTEDNVAVLAFGGGCQGCAAVDLTLKEGVEKTLLERIPELAGIRDITDHTDTSQAYYR; encoded by the coding sequence ATGAGCCAGAGCATTCAGATCACCGACAGTGCCCAGGACTACCTCGCCGAACTGCTCGAAAAGCAGAACGTCGAGGGCATTGCGGTTCGCATCTTCATCACCCAGCCGGGTACGCCCTACGCAGAGACCTGCCTGGCTTACTCCCGTCCGGGCGAGGAAGAGCCCAGCGACGAGAAGCTCGCCCTCGACAAGATCACGGTCTTTCTCGACAAGAACAGCCTGCCGTTTCTCGATGAGGCCGTTGTCGACTTCAATGCCGACCGCATGGGCGGCCAGCTGACCATCAAGGCGCCCAACGCCAAGATGCCCAAGGTCAACGCCGACAGCCCGCTTGAGGATCGCGTCAACTACGTGCTCTACAGCGAGATCAACCCGGGGCTCGCCGCCCACGGTGGCGAAATCAAGCTGATGCAGCTGACCGAAGATAACGTGGCCGTGCTGGCCTTCGGTGGCGGTTGCCAGGGCTGCGCAGCGGTCGATCTGACCCTCAAGGAAGGCGTCGAAAAGACGCTGTTGGAGCGTATCCCCGAGCTCGCCGGCATTCGCGACATCACCGACCATACCGACACCAGCCAGGCTTACTATCGCTGA
- a CDS encoding SufE family protein, with the protein MSEAAQAQAELVEEFEMFDNWMDRYQYIIDMGKALPAFPEEWKTEELKIQGCQSNVWMHCQRDGDRLHFDATSDAAIVSGLIAVLMRIFNDRPPAEIADTPPSFLEDLGLDKHLSPTRSNGLHAMLERIYQVAKAEA; encoded by the coding sequence ATGAGCGAAGCCGCACAGGCTCAAGCCGAACTGGTGGAAGAGTTCGAGATGTTCGATAACTGGATGGATCGCTATCAGTACATTATCGACATGGGCAAGGCACTGCCCGCCTTCCCGGAGGAGTGGAAGACCGAGGAACTCAAGATTCAGGGCTGTCAGTCCAACGTCTGGATGCACTGCCAGCGTGACGGCGATCGCCTGCATTTCGACGCGACCTCCGATGCCGCCATCGTCTCCGGCCTGATCGCCGTGCTGATGCGCATCTTCAATGATCGCCCGCCGGCGGAAATTGCCGACACGCCGCCCAGCTTTCTCGAGGACCTTGGCCTCGACAAGCACCTCTCGCCGACCCGCAGCAATGGCCTGCACGCCATGCTCGAGCGCATCTATCAGGTGGCGAAGGCAGAAGCCTGA
- the yidD gene encoding membrane protein insertion efficiency factor YidD: MIALIKGYQYGISPLLGPRCRFWPSCSNYALEAIRHRGPYRGGWLALKRIGKCHPWHEGGIDPVPGGPSEALCREDDSLNEHFCTRQDDHNRPSPR; this comes from the coding sequence TTGATCGCCCTGATCAAGGGCTACCAGTACGGCATCAGCCCGTTGCTGGGGCCCCGTTGCCGCTTCTGGCCGAGCTGCTCGAACTACGCTCTGGAGGCGATCCGCCACCGAGGCCCCTATAGGGGCGGCTGGCTCGCCCTGAAACGAATCGGCAAGTGCCACCCCTGGCACGAAGGCGGCATCGATCCTGTTCCCGGCGGCCCCAGCGAGGCACTCTGCCGAGAGGACGACAGCCTGAACGAGCACTTCTGCACCCGTCAGGACGATCATAACCGGCCATCGCCTCGCTGA
- a CDS encoding transcriptional repressor yields the protein MPETHSLIQQAERHCESQGARFTPIRRRVLEMIATTRGGLKAYELLDRLTQEHAAARPPTVYRALEFLIEQGLIHRIESLNAYVACPCPEHAHGFQLLICRHCGRVEELHLDDVNDQLARRARDQGFRVERQTIELLGSCHDCLAATREPALHAHS from the coding sequence ATGCCCGAAACGCATTCCCTGATCCAGCAAGCCGAACGCCACTGCGAGTCGCAGGGGGCCCGCTTCACCCCGATCCGTCGCCGGGTGCTCGAGATGATCGCCACCACCCGAGGCGGCCTCAAGGCCTATGAGCTGCTCGACCGCCTGACCCAGGAGCATGCCGCCGCCCGTCCGCCTACGGTGTATCGGGCGCTGGAATTCCTGATCGAGCAGGGCTTGATCCACCGAATCGAATCCCTGAATGCCTATGTGGCCTGCCCCTGTCCTGAGCACGCTCATGGCTTCCAGCTGCTGATCTGCCGCCACTGCGGCCGGGTCGAGGAACTTCACCTGGACGACGTCAACGACCAGCTGGCGCGACGGGCCCGGGATCAGGGGTTTCGCGTCGAACGGCAGACCATCGAGCTGCTCGGGAGCTGTCACGATTGCCTGGCCGCCACCCGCGAGCCGGCCCTTCACGCCCACTCTTGA
- a CDS encoding cation transporter gives MPCCSSDSCGSATSRPPQGAYRRVLWAVLALNAAMFGVEMSAGLIAGSSALQADALDFLADAANYSISLWVLGMALTLRARAALIKGFSMGLIGIWVLGSVIWHALSGTVPSWTAMSGIGMLALAVNMLCLGLLYAWRHGDANMRSVWICSRNDVIANLAVLAAALGVFGTRHGWPDLAVATLMALLALQGAWQVVGEARRELAQAATA, from the coding sequence ATGCCCTGCTGTTCCAGCGATTCCTGCGGGTCCGCGACGAGCCGCCCCCCCCAGGGCGCCTACCGGCGCGTGCTGTGGGCCGTACTGGCCCTGAATGCCGCCATGTTCGGCGTCGAGATGTCGGCGGGCCTGATTGCGGGATCGTCGGCCCTGCAGGCCGATGCCCTCGACTTTCTGGCCGATGCTGCCAACTACAGCATCAGCCTCTGGGTGCTCGGCATGGCCTTGACCCTGCGGGCTCGAGCCGCCTTGATCAAGGGGTTCAGCATGGGCCTGATCGGCATCTGGGTGCTGGGTAGCGTGATCTGGCATGCGCTATCGGGCACCGTGCCGTCGTGGACGGCGATGAGCGGTATCGGCATGTTGGCCCTGGCAGTCAATATGCTCTGCCTGGGGCTCTTGTATGCGTGGCGCCATGGCGACGCCAACATGCGCTCGGTATGGATCTGCTCGCGCAATGACGTGATCGCCAACCTCGCGGTGCTCGCCGCGGCGCTTGGCGTCTTCGGCACCCGTCACGGCTGGCCAGACCTGGCGGTCGCGACCCTGATGGCCCTGCTGGCCCTCCAGGGTGCCTGGCAGGTGGTGGGCGAGGCCCGCCGCGAGCTGGCCCAGGCGGCCACGGCCTGA
- a CDS encoding DNA-binding protein encodes MARSGVQYEDVQRAVHTLMSRGDAPSVQRIREVLGTGSFTTISEHLRQWRIEREENRDQPPSQELPETLQTLTLELWRQAQETANESLALYRQEAEQRVADALEAAKESERRAEDAGQRESAVADHLAKAQTRLEEQSATLASCQAERDTLSNREAKALQRVQQLEKELARLQERNEALATQQQEELATRDAEHQKRLHQEEQRNEAAEARLMSLLDDARQERHTADKQHGARQAQLESRNESLDKQLQEQRTQLADYRQQNREAHWELEQRKEQDRDRQRMQERLSQRLEEKDEEVAALKKRLLETEARLANTPLPPFVY; translated from the coding sequence ATGGCGCGAAGCGGTGTGCAGTACGAGGATGTACAGCGGGCGGTGCATACGCTGATGAGCCGCGGGGATGCGCCTAGTGTTCAACGGATCCGCGAGGTGCTGGGGACCGGCAGCTTCACCACCATCAGCGAACATCTGCGTCAGTGGCGTATAGAACGTGAGGAGAATCGAGATCAGCCGCCGTCTCAGGAGCTGCCCGAGACCTTGCAGACGCTGACGCTGGAGCTGTGGCGCCAGGCCCAGGAAACCGCCAATGAAAGCCTGGCGCTATATCGCCAGGAGGCCGAACAGCGGGTCGCCGATGCCCTAGAAGCTGCAAAAGAGAGCGAGCGGCGTGCGGAAGATGCCGGTCAACGAGAATCTGCGGTCGCCGATCACCTGGCCAAGGCACAGACACGCCTGGAAGAACAAAGCGCCACCCTGGCCAGCTGTCAGGCCGAGCGCGACACCCTGTCCAATCGCGAGGCCAAAGCCCTGCAGCGGGTTCAGCAACTCGAGAAGGAGCTCGCGCGACTGCAGGAGCGCAATGAGGCGCTGGCAACGCAACAGCAGGAAGAACTGGCCACTCGTGATGCCGAGCACCAGAAGCGTCTTCATCAAGAAGAGCAGCGCAATGAAGCCGCCGAGGCCCGCCTGATGAGCCTGCTGGACGATGCCCGACAGGAGCGCCATACCGCTGATAAGCAGCATGGCGCCCGACAGGCGCAACTTGAGTCCCGAAACGAAAGCCTCGACAAGCAGTTGCAGGAACAGCGCACGCAGCTGGCCGATTACCGCCAGCAGAATCGCGAAGCGCACTGGGAACTCGAACAGCGCAAGGAGCAAGACAGGGATCGCCAGCGCATGCAGGAACGCCTATCGCAACGGCTCGAGGAAAAAGATGAGGAAGTCGCGGCGCTCAAGAAGCGCCTGCTTGAGACCGAAGCGCGACTCGCCAACACGCCCCTGCCGCCCTTCGTCTACTGA
- the hisI gene encoding phosphoribosyl-AMP cyclohydrolase has protein sequence MSDLFKRLERAATGTREPLASILDHAGWNEAGLMPAIAQQHDSGEVLMMAWMNRESLSETLSTGRVCYWSRSRGKLWRKGESSGQMQLLKAAHLDCDGDTLLLSVDQTGPACHTGRRSCFYVALGDDGAQVDSDALIDPDQLYART, from the coding sequence ATGAGCGACCTCTTCAAGCGCCTCGAGCGCGCCGCCACCGGCACCCGCGAGCCACTGGCCAGCATCCTCGACCATGCCGGCTGGAACGAGGCCGGCCTGATGCCGGCCATCGCCCAGCAACACGACAGTGGCGAAGTGCTGATGATGGCCTGGATGAATCGCGAGTCGCTGTCGGAGACCCTCTCTACCGGGCGGGTCTGCTACTGGTCTCGTTCCCGGGGAAAGCTCTGGCGCAAGGGGGAATCCTCGGGCCAGATGCAATTGCTCAAGGCGGCCCACCTGGATTGCGACGGCGATACCCTGCTGCTGTCCGTCGACCAGACCGGGCCTGCCTGCCATACCGGGCGGCGCAGCTGCTTCTATGTCGCCCTCGGCGATGATGGCGCACAAGTCGACAGCGATGCCTTGATCGACCCCGACCAGCTCTACGCCCGCACCTGA